From a region of the Odoribacter splanchnicus DSM 20712 genome:
- a CDS encoding dihydroorotase, which translates to MKKVIQGGTIINEGRQFQADLVIEGGKITQILAQAPETLLQEAQVIDASHCFVIPGVIDDQVHFREPGLTHKGNIGEGSRAAAAGGVTSFMDMPNVVPPTTTLQLLEEKQEIAGRTSLVNYSFYLGATTDNIGEIKRVDPRTTCGIKAFMGSSTGNMLIDSIPALERLFAESPLLIATHCEDTPTINHNLALYKAKYGDDIPPQYHPLIRSREACLKSSALAASLARKYNSRLHILHLSTADELTLLDSGKRLEKKITGEACVHHLWFNDEAYLTKGNFVKWNPAIKTEADRQALLEAVNQGVIDVIATDHAPHTLSEKNGPYTKAASGGPMVQHSLTVMLELAERGMISMEKIVEGMCHAPAELFRIENRGFIREGYQADLCIFRKAPWTVTKENILYQCGWSPLENQTFTYKVQTTLVNGHVVYDKGDFYTDRTGERLTFKR; encoded by the coding sequence ATGAAAAAGGTAATTCAAGGAGGTACTATCATCAACGAAGGCCGGCAATTTCAGGCCGATCTGGTCATCGAAGGGGGAAAGATTACCCAAATCCTGGCTCAGGCTCCGGAAACACTGCTTCAGGAAGCTCAGGTAATCGATGCCAGCCATTGTTTCGTTATTCCGGGGGTAATCGACGATCAGGTGCATTTTCGGGAACCCGGACTGACCCATAAAGGAAACATCGGGGAAGGAAGCCGTGCCGCTGCCGCCGGAGGTGTTACTTCTTTTATGGATATGCCCAATGTCGTGCCGCCAACCACTACCTTGCAATTGCTGGAAGAGAAACAGGAGATTGCCGGCAGGACTTCATTAGTCAACTATTCTTTTTATCTGGGAGCTACAACGGATAATATCGGTGAAATAAAACGTGTCGATCCCCGTACCACTTGCGGTATAAAAGCTTTTATGGGTTCCTCGACGGGAAATATGTTGATAGATAGTATTCCGGCTTTGGAACGTTTGTTTGCAGAGTCGCCTTTGCTGATTGCCACCCATTGTGAGGATACGCCCACCATCAACCATAATTTAGCTCTTTACAAAGCAAAATACGGAGACGATATTCCACCACAATATCATCCGCTTATCCGTAGCCGTGAGGCTTGTCTGAAAAGCTCCGCCTTGGCCGCTTCATTGGCCCGGAAATACAATAGCCGCTTGCATATTCTGCATTTGAGTACTGCCGACGAGTTGACTCTGCTCGATAGCGGAAAACGGTTGGAGAAAAAAATCACCGGCGAAGCCTGTGTACATCATCTTTGGTTCAACGACGAGGCTTATCTGACCAAAGGGAATTTCGTGAAATGGAATCCGGCCATCAAAACCGAAGCCGATCGCCAGGCCCTTTTGGAAGCAGTGAATCAGGGCGTCATCGATGTGATCGCAACAGACCATGCCCCCCATACCCTGTCCGAAAAAAACGGTCCATACACCAAAGCCGCCAGCGGTGGCCCTATGGTCCAACACTCTTTGACGGTAATGTTGGAATTAGCCGAACGCGGTATGATCTCTATGGAAAAAATAGTCGAAGGCATGTGCCATGCCCCCGCCGAATTGTTCCGAATCGAAAACCGGGGATTTATCCGCGAAGGCTATCAGGCCGATCTTTGTATTTTCCGGAAAGCCCCCTGGACGGTAACAAAAGAAAATATTCTCTATCAATGTGGCTGGTCGCCCCTGGAAAACCAAACGTTCACCTATAAAGTACAAACGACGCTGGTAAACGGACATGTCGTATACGATAAAGGAGATTTTTATACCGACCGTACAGGCGAACGACTCACTTTTAAACGGTAA
- a CDS encoding DUF2461 domain-containing protein, whose protein sequence is MKGLIRDILTFLRELQENNDREWFAGQKPRYQKLKEGFDELVDRLIAQTAVWDEEVKNLKAKDCVYRIYRDIRFSPDKRPYKDHFAAYICGWRGRNSGRCGYYIHLQPGCCMLGGGCYCPEPALLKRIRQDIYENIEEFTSIIREPEFIAEFPELDTDDKLKKVPAPFPADFPEADLLKHKHYDVMSVKPEAWFESDDLLQKVDAVFRKMYKFNRFFNYTIDNQ, encoded by the coding sequence ATGAAAGGGTTGATTAGAGATATACTGACTTTTTTGCGGGAGTTACAGGAAAATAATGACCGGGAATGGTTTGCCGGTCAGAAACCCCGTTATCAGAAATTGAAAGAGGGGTTCGATGAATTGGTAGACCGATTGATTGCACAAACTGCGGTTTGGGATGAGGAAGTGAAGAATCTGAAAGCGAAGGATTGTGTATACCGGATTTACCGGGATATCCGCTTTTCGCCGGATAAGCGTCCTTATAAAGATCATTTTGCCGCTTATATCTGTGGTTGGCGGGGACGTAACAGCGGACGTTGTGGGTATTATATCCACCTCCAACCGGGGTGTTGTATGTTGGGCGGGGGGTGTTATTGTCCGGAACCGGCTTTGTTGAAACGGATCAGGCAGGATATCTATGAAAATATCGAAGAGTTTACTTCGATTATCCGGGAACCTGAATTTATTGCCGAATTTCCTGAATTGGATACCGATGATAAATTAAAGAAAGTTCCGGCTCCTTTCCCTGCCGATTTCCCGGAGGCCGATTTACTAAAACATAAGCATTATGATGTGATGAGTGTAAAGCCGGAAGCCTGGTTCGAGAGCGACGATTTACTACAGAAAGTGGATGCAGTGTTTCGTAAAATGTACAAGTTTAACCGCTTTTTTAATTATACGATAGATAATCAGTAG
- the ispF gene encoding 2-C-methyl-D-erythritol 2,4-cyclodiphosphate synthase — protein sequence MKIKTGIGIDVHRLEAGREFWLGGIKIGHEKGCVAHSDGDVLIHAICDALLGATGLGDIGQHFPDTCPAYKGIDSKLLLQKTKALIDHRGYAISNIDSVVCLQRPKIRPFIDDMRHCLAEILELDVDDLSIKATTTEQLGFEGREEGVSAYATVLVYKL from the coding sequence ATGAAAATTAAAACTGGAATTGGAATCGATGTTCATCGGCTGGAGGCTGGTAGAGAGTTTTGGCTGGGAGGTATAAAGATCGGACATGAGAAAGGATGCGTTGCCCATTCGGACGGCGATGTGTTGATACATGCTATTTGCGATGCTCTGTTGGGAGCTACCGGCTTGGGAGATATCGGACAGCATTTCCCGGATACCTGTCCGGCTTATAAAGGGATCGATAGTAAGCTCCTGTTGCAAAAAACGAAAGCCTTGATCGATCACCGGGGATATGCGATCAGTAATATCGATAGTGTCGTTTGTCTGCAACGTCCCAAAATCCGACCGTTTATCGATGATATGCGGCATTGCCTGGCTGAAATCCTGGAACTGGATGTCGACGATCTTTCGATCAAAGCGACAACTACCGAACAACTGGGCTTCGAAGGCCGCGAAGAAGGGGTGTCGGCCTATGCTACGGTGTTGGTATACAAACTTTGA
- a CDS encoding polyprenol monophosphomannose synthase codes for MNDRLVIIPTYNEKENIENIIRCVFSLKPAFDILIIEDNSPDGTAGIVKTLQKEFTNLHIIERKGKLGLGTAYITGFKWALEHRYDYIFEMDADFSHNPRDLVRLYEACVQGADLSIGSRYVTGVNVVNWPMSRVLLSFFASKYVKIITGMKVHDATAGFVCYTRKVLETINLDKIRFKGYAFQIEMKFTASTLKFRLQEVPIIFTDRTLGTSKMSKGIIKEAVFGVITMKMRALFGKIKPRKD; via the coding sequence GTGAACGATAGATTAGTCATCATTCCGACTTATAATGAAAAAGAAAATATCGAAAACATTATCCGTTGCGTATTTTCTTTAAAACCCGCTTTCGATATTCTGATTATCGAAGATAATTCGCCGGATGGAACAGCGGGAATCGTAAAAACACTGCAAAAAGAGTTCACAAATCTCCATATCATCGAACGTAAAGGTAAGTTAGGACTGGGAACCGCCTATATCACAGGTTTTAAATGGGCTTTGGAACATCGGTACGATTACATCTTTGAAATGGATGCAGACTTTTCACATAATCCCCGGGATCTGGTGAGGCTCTACGAGGCTTGTGTGCAAGGGGCCGACCTGTCGATCGGTTCGCGTTATGTGACGGGAGTCAATGTGGTCAATTGGCCGATGAGCCGGGTGTTATTGTCCTTTTTTGCTTCAAAATATGTAAAAATCATTACCGGAATGAAAGTACATGATGCCACAGCCGGTTTTGTCTGTTATACCCGGAAAGTATTGGAAACAATCAATCTGGACAAGATCCGTTTTAAAGGTTATGCTTTCCAGATCGAGATGAAATTCACTGCTTCGACACTGAAATTCCGGTTGCAGGAAGTACCTATTATTTTTACAGACCGTACATTAGGTACTTCAAAAATGAGTAAAGGCATTATCAAAGAAGCCGTCTTCGGGGTCATCACCATGAAAATGCGGGCTCTGTTCGGAAAAATAAAACCACGGAAAGATTAG
- a CDS encoding C1 family peptidase — protein MKKTLITTTLFLACSGVFAQALSEKDLQEIQSSFKKDASTKAIQNILTADKDIKGNALNRDLQGKIDHYFKYRADVKGITNQLSSGRCWMFTSMNVLRPSIMKKYNLSQFDFSHNYLYFWDIFEKSNLFLENIIATAKQPMDDRTVVEYFKAPVGDGGVWNLYYNAAEKYGVVPQEVMPETAHSNNTSQMVSIINERLRQGGYELREMTAAGKKGKELTNAKMATLKEVYRILALCLGEPPHQFTWRYKDKDGNIKELANYTPKQFYKEITPADYSPSNYIMIMNDPTREYYKTYEIQNYRNTIEGINWIYLNLPNEDIKEAALASIKNNEPMYASCDVGKQFNREEGILDPEMYDYESLLGVKLDMDKKARILTRQSGSSHAMTLVACDTDENDKPVKWEFENSWGAASGHNGYLTFTDKWFDEYMFRIVIRKNYLNAKAIEALKGKPVQLPVYDYMY, from the coding sequence ATGAAGAAAACCTTAATCACAACGACCCTCTTTCTGGCCTGCTCCGGAGTTTTCGCACAAGCGCTCTCCGAAAAAGACCTGCAGGAAATCCAGAGTAGTTTCAAAAAGGATGCTTCTACGAAAGCCATTCAGAACATACTGACTGCCGACAAAGACATCAAAGGCAATGCCCTGAACCGTGATCTGCAAGGTAAAATCGACCATTATTTCAAATACCGGGCAGATGTGAAAGGCATTACCAATCAGCTCAGTTCCGGACGGTGCTGGATGTTTACCTCAATGAACGTATTACGCCCGTCGATCATGAAAAAATACAACCTCAGCCAATTCGATTTTTCACACAACTACCTGTATTTCTGGGATATCTTCGAAAAGTCGAATCTTTTCCTCGAAAACATCATCGCAACCGCCAAGCAACCGATGGACGACCGGACAGTAGTGGAATACTTCAAAGCTCCTGTAGGAGACGGCGGAGTATGGAACCTTTATTACAATGCTGCCGAGAAATACGGAGTAGTGCCTCAGGAAGTGATGCCCGAAACCGCTCATTCCAACAATACTTCCCAGATGGTGAGCATCATCAATGAAAGACTGCGCCAAGGTGGTTATGAACTGCGCGAAATGACTGCTGCCGGCAAAAAAGGGAAGGAACTTACAAACGCTAAAATGGCTACGCTGAAAGAAGTATACCGGATTCTGGCCCTCTGCCTGGGTGAGCCTCCTCATCAGTTTACGTGGAGATATAAGGATAAAGACGGGAATATCAAAGAGCTGGCCAATTACACGCCGAAACAGTTCTACAAAGAAATCACCCCGGCCGACTACAGTCCTTCCAACTATATCATGATCATGAACGATCCGACCCGGGAATATTACAAAACATACGAAATTCAGAATTACCGGAATACCATCGAGGGAATCAACTGGATTTATCTCAATCTGCCCAACGAAGATATCAAAGAGGCCGCCCTGGCTTCCATTAAAAACAACGAGCCGATGTATGCCTCCTGCGATGTAGGGAAACAGTTCAACCGGGAAGAAGGTATCCTCGATCCCGAAATGTACGATTATGAATCCCTGTTAGGCGTGAAACTGGATATGGATAAAAAAGCCCGTATCCTCACCCGTCAGAGCGGCTCTTCCCACGCCATGACTCTGGTGGCCTGCGACACCGACGAAAACGACAAACCCGTAAAATGGGAGTTCGAAAACAGCTGGGGAGCAGCTTCCGGCCACAACGGCTATCTGACATTCACCGACAAATGGTTCGATGAATACATGTTCCGTATCGTGATCCGCAAAAACTACCTCAACGCAAAAGCCATCGAAGCCCTGAAAGGCAAACCGGTACAGTTGCCTGTTTACGACTATATGTATTAA
- a CDS encoding DUF6427 family protein has product MNEFLKSRRLYMLFVLPFLVMAIAFLSGYFSLESLQSVQVKGVINMAYINQLDKSWLSAIGFVMVLGVAYLIFFLSERFKLLGQTTTLPSLIYILLTSGIMVNVGFDYLLIAVFIVTVAVWKLQMAINDTKSNGALYDFGFLIALSVAIYPKFILLIAWAFGVLFFSGRSTLKDIVALWLGILTPVLFIAFYYFWTDRLELLPAIFTDNLMVGEHIHRLPVIDLVRLGMIVLVLIIALTNLSARYSLMIVNQRRGILSLVSMMIFLSLTFVIIPGNYYDFMYMFAVPLSFLYAQYFICCRTALFSNLVFVLLLSACFLTYLV; this is encoded by the coding sequence ATGAATGAGTTTTTAAAATCCAGACGGTTATATATGCTTTTTGTATTGCCATTCCTTGTAATGGCAATCGCTTTTCTTAGTGGGTATTTCTCTCTGGAGTCTCTCCAATCGGTGCAGGTGAAGGGAGTCATCAATATGGCTTATATCAATCAGCTGGATAAATCCTGGTTATCGGCAATCGGCTTTGTCATGGTGTTGGGGGTGGCCTATCTGATCTTTTTTCTGAGTGAACGGTTTAAATTGCTGGGACAAACGACGACCTTGCCTTCACTTATTTATATCCTGCTGACGTCGGGCATTATGGTCAATGTCGGTTTTGACTACCTCCTGATCGCTGTTTTTATCGTGACGGTCGCTGTATGGAAATTGCAGATGGCGATCAATGATACGAAAAGTAATGGTGCACTGTATGATTTCGGTTTTCTAATCGCCCTGTCCGTTGCTATTTATCCGAAGTTTATCCTGTTGATCGCTTGGGCTTTCGGGGTCTTGTTCTTTTCGGGCCGTTCTACCTTGAAGGATATTGTGGCTTTGTGGTTGGGAATTCTGACGCCGGTTCTGTTTATTGCTTTTTATTATTTCTGGACGGATCGTTTGGAATTGTTGCCGGCTATTTTTACGGATAACCTGATGGTCGGTGAACATATACATCGTCTGCCTGTAATCGATCTGGTGCGGCTGGGGATGATCGTATTGGTGCTGATCATTGCTTTGACAAACCTGTCGGCCCGTTATTCCCTGATGATCGTCAATCAGCGGCGTGGCATTCTTTCGCTGGTATCTATGATGATATTCCTGTCCTTGACGTTTGTGATTATTCCCGGCAATTATTATGATTTTATGTATATGTTTGCCGTCCCTCTTTCTTTTTTATATGCCCAGTATTTTATTTGCTGCCGGACCGCTTTATTCAGCAATCTGGTGTTTGTATTACTATTGTCTGCCTGTTTTCTGACGTATTTGGTTTAA
- the purD gene encoding phosphoribosylamine--glycine ligase: MKVLLLGSGGREHALAWKIVQSPKLGKLYVAPGNAGTAQLAENVSLAVTDFRAIGDFIQDKQIDLLVVGPEDPLVEGIRDFLEADSRFGGLMIVGPGKDGAILEGSKDFAKQFMIRHGIPTAGYMTVTPDRVKEGQQFLATLRPPYVLKADGLAAGKGVLILPELEEAQRELEEMLGGKFGKASSRVVIEEFLHGIEISVFAITDGKDYKILGSAKDYKRVGEGDTGLNTGGMGAVSPVPFADEEFNRKVEERIVRPTVEGLKKDGIDYRGFIFFGLMNKGGDPAVIEYNVRMGDPETEVVMPRLKTDILELFEATALGKLADSAFELDERYCTTVMLVAGGYPGSYEKGNVITGLDNIEGSIVFHAGTKEADGQILTNGGRVMAVSSFGTQMEQALKQSYANVARLSFKDMSYRRDIGQDLIEVKGKKLEAIS; this comes from the coding sequence ATGAAAGTCTTGTTATTGGGAAGCGGAGGGCGTGAACATGCGCTGGCGTGGAAAATAGTTCAAAGTCCGAAATTGGGAAAACTTTATGTGGCTCCGGGGAATGCAGGGACAGCCCAGTTGGCTGAAAATGTCAGTCTTGCAGTGACCGATTTCAGGGCTATCGGTGATTTTATTCAGGATAAACAGATCGATCTGCTCGTGGTAGGTCCTGAGGATCCGCTGGTGGAAGGAATACGTGATTTTCTGGAAGCCGATTCCCGTTTCGGGGGATTGATGATTGTGGGTCCCGGTAAGGACGGTGCTATTCTGGAAGGCAGTAAAGATTTTGCCAAACAATTTATGATCCGGCATGGTATTCCTACTGCGGGATATATGACGGTGACTCCCGATCGGGTGAAGGAAGGACAGCAGTTTTTAGCTACTCTTCGTCCGCCTTATGTACTGAAAGCCGATGGGTTGGCTGCCGGTAAGGGAGTGTTGATCCTTCCGGAATTGGAGGAAGCTCAGCGGGAACTGGAAGAGATGCTGGGTGGGAAGTTCGGCAAAGCGAGTAGCCGGGTGGTGATCGAAGAGTTTTTGCATGGAATAGAGATCTCAGTGTTTGCTATTACCGATGGTAAAGATTATAAAATATTGGGATCTGCCAAAGATTATAAGAGAGTAGGAGAAGGGGATACCGGATTGAATACCGGAGGAATGGGAGCTGTTTCGCCTGTGCCTTTTGCCGATGAAGAGTTTAACCGGAAGGTAGAGGAAAGAATTGTGCGCCCGACTGTCGAGGGCTTGAAGAAAGATGGAATCGACTACCGGGGATTTATCTTTTTCGGATTGATGAATAAGGGAGGAGACCCTGCTGTCATCGAATATAATGTCCGGATGGGAGATCCTGAGACCGAGGTGGTCATGCCCCGTCTGAAGACCGATATCCTCGAACTGTTCGAAGCGACGGCTTTGGGGAAACTGGCCGATTCGGCATTCGAACTGGACGAACGCTATTGCACGACGGTGATGTTGGTGGCCGGAGGATATCCCGGAAGTTATGAGAAGGGGAATGTGATTACCGGACTCGATAATATCGAAGGGAGTATTGTATTCCATGCCGGAACAAAAGAAGCTGATGGACAGATCCTGACTAATGGCGGACGGGTGATGGCTGTGAGCTCTTTCGGAACACAGATGGAACAGGCGCTGAAACAATCTTATGCTAACGTGGCAAGACTGTCTTTCAAAGATATGAGTTACCGTAGGGATATCGGGCAGGATTTGATAGAAGTAAAAGGTAAAAAGCTAGAGGCTATAAGCTAA
- the gldJ gene encoding gliding motility lipoprotein GldJ translates to MRNNGFFVFATCCLLVFSATSCQKIKGIFGKKKSSTTGWTYNDSKNGGIEYNNVKAQKTGPGLVFIPGGTFVMGRTQEDVMGDWNNTPKRVSIASFYMDETEVRNIDWLEYLTWLRRVYTTYPEVYQKALPDTLVWRDQLGYNEPMVKNYLRFPAYAEYPVVGVSWEQATDYCVWRTDRVNEQILIDKKILTHDPDNQKDENNFNTEAYTTGQYTGTVRKNYKGLSKERRPVRWEDGLLLPEYRLPTEAEWEYAAYGLIGNTQDERISNSRIYPWDGSWVRYAEKKHRGRMMANFTRGKGDYMGVAGSANDGWDYTSPVRSFWPNDFGLYDMAGNVNEWVADVYRTLSFQDMAEFNPYRGNVFQSPVLNEDGTAAPKDSLGRMRYRNQTDAELANRENYRTADNRNFNDGDLKSRISGDIDWRNTENDRGTHDMYYNDGKGEITTLIDDEARVYKGGSWKDRAYWLNPGSRRYMNQKRSSNDIGFRCAMSHVGNATGGKKNKVSQK, encoded by the coding sequence ATGAGAAATAATGGATTTTTTGTTTTTGCAACGTGTTGTCTGCTTGTGTTTTCTGCCACATCCTGTCAGAAAATAAAAGGCATTTTCGGAAAGAAAAAATCTTCTACCACAGGCTGGACATACAACGACAGTAAAAACGGGGGGATCGAGTACAATAATGTAAAAGCACAAAAAACAGGCCCCGGACTTGTATTCATTCCGGGAGGAACTTTCGTTATGGGACGTACCCAGGAAGATGTCATGGGCGACTGGAACAATACGCCCAAAAGAGTAAGTATCGCTTCTTTTTATATGGACGAAACCGAAGTCCGTAACATCGACTGGCTGGAATATCTGACCTGGTTACGACGGGTATATACCACCTATCCCGAAGTATACCAAAAGGCATTACCCGATACCCTGGTGTGGCGTGACCAGTTGGGTTACAACGAACCGATGGTGAAAAATTACCTCCGTTTTCCAGCTTATGCAGAGTATCCGGTAGTCGGGGTTAGCTGGGAACAAGCAACGGACTACTGTGTATGGCGTACCGACAGGGTAAACGAACAAATCCTGATCGACAAAAAAATCCTGACCCATGATCCTGATAATCAAAAAGATGAAAATAACTTCAATACGGAAGCTTATACGACAGGACAATATACCGGTACGGTAAGAAAGAACTACAAAGGCCTGAGTAAAGAAAGACGTCCGGTAAGGTGGGAAGACGGATTATTGCTCCCGGAGTATCGCCTGCCGACAGAAGCAGAATGGGAATATGCCGCTTACGGTTTGATCGGTAATACCCAAGACGAAAGAATATCCAACTCCCGAATCTATCCCTGGGACGGTTCGTGGGTGAGATATGCCGAAAAAAAACACCGGGGACGGATGATGGCTAATTTTACCAGAGGGAAAGGCGATTATATGGGCGTTGCGGGCTCGGCCAACGACGGCTGGGACTACACCTCACCGGTCAGATCATTCTGGCCGAACGATTTCGGTTTATACGACATGGCAGGTAACGTCAACGAATGGGTAGCCGATGTATACCGGACTTTATCTTTCCAGGATATGGCGGAATTCAATCCCTACCGGGGTAATGTATTTCAATCGCCGGTACTGAACGAGGATGGCACAGCAGCCCCCAAAGACAGTCTGGGACGGATGCGTTACCGGAATCAGACAGATGCCGAACTGGCAAACCGCGAAAACTACCGTACAGCCGACAACCGTAATTTCAACGACGGAGATTTGAAATCACGGATTTCCGGAGATATCGACTGGCGTAACACAGAAAACGACCGGGGTACTCACGATATGTATTACAACGACGGAAAAGGGGAAATCACCACCCTGATCGATGATGAAGCCCGGGTATATAAAGGAGGATCCTGGAAAGACCGGGCCTATTGGCTGAACCCGGGTAGCCGGCGCTATATGAATCAGAAGCGATCCAGTAACGACATCGGTTTCCGCTGTGCCATGAGTCATGTCGGGAATGCTACCGGCGGCAAGAAAAATAAAGTATCGCAGAAATAG
- a CDS encoding UDP-N-acetylmuramoyl-tripeptide--D-alanyl-D-alanine ligase has product MTTIEKLYPAIRGHRITTDSRQIIRGDIFIALKGENFDGNRYAAAALEQGAALAIIDNADYLSPGCELVADSLLFLQQLAHYHRQQLHIPILGITGTNGKTTTKELCHAVLSKKFKTFATQGNFNNHIGVPLTLLSMDETTEFGIVEMGANHPGEIKTLCEIADPDFGIITNIGHAHLEGFGSYENIIATKKALYDYLLPKNGPVFVNTGDPLLMQLSRDHKRYTYGQEGDLLKGEIKQTVPYLVYSLKTRKGDLYVKTHLVGGYNFDNAMAASAIGMHFGIDPLDIQTAIENYRPSNLRSQLIRSGRNTIILDAYNANPSSMRASVGNFCEMPGEHKVVILGEMLELGTENAAAHEEIVRLTQQGNFDRIFLIGNNFEHCADKCNFITWFKDTESFMEYLKSHPLNDSFIFIKGSRGNKLERIVEYL; this is encoded by the coding sequence ATGACAACGATCGAAAAATTATATCCCGCTATCCGGGGTCACCGGATAACCACCGACTCCCGGCAAATTATCCGGGGAGATATTTTTATCGCCTTGAAAGGTGAAAACTTCGACGGGAACCGATATGCCGCAGCAGCCCTTGAACAGGGAGCCGCCTTAGCCATTATCGATAATGCCGATTACCTATCGCCGGGTTGCGAATTAGTTGCAGATAGTCTTCTTTTCCTGCAACAACTGGCTCATTATCACAGACAACAATTGCACATTCCGATTCTGGGTATTACGGGTACCAACGGTAAGACCACAACTAAAGAGCTCTGCCATGCCGTATTATCGAAAAAATTCAAGACTTTCGCCACTCAGGGGAATTTCAACAACCACATCGGCGTCCCCCTCACCTTGCTCAGTATGGACGAAACCACCGAATTCGGTATCGTAGAAATGGGAGCCAACCATCCGGGTGAAATCAAAACGCTCTGTGAAATTGCCGATCCCGATTTCGGGATTATCACCAATATCGGCCATGCCCACCTGGAAGGTTTCGGTAGCTACGAAAATATTATCGCCACCAAAAAAGCCCTCTACGACTATCTTTTACCGAAAAACGGACCAGTATTTGTCAATACCGGTGATCCGCTGCTGATGCAACTCAGCCGTGACCACAAACGCTACACTTATGGACAAGAAGGAGATTTACTCAAAGGTGAAATCAAACAAACCGTCCCCTATCTGGTCTATTCGCTGAAAACCCGGAAAGGGGATTTATATGTCAAAACCCACCTGGTAGGAGGTTATAACTTTGACAACGCTATGGCTGCTTCGGCCATAGGTATGCATTTCGGCATCGATCCCCTGGATATCCAAACCGCTATCGAAAATTACAGGCCTTCCAACCTGCGTTCCCAGCTGATCCGTTCCGGCCGTAACACTATCATCCTGGACGCTTACAACGCCAATCCGAGCAGCATGCGTGCATCCGTAGGCAATTTTTGCGAGATGCCCGGAGAGCATAAAGTGGTCATTTTAGGAGAAATGCTCGAACTTGGCACAGAAAATGCTGCAGCTCATGAAGAGATCGTCCGCTTAACGCAGCAAGGAAATTTCGACCGGATATTTCTCATCGGGAATAATTTTGAACATTGCGCTGATAAATGTAACTTTATCACCTGGTTTAAAGATACAGAATCGTTCATGGAATACCTGAAATCGCACCCATTAAACGACTCTTTTATTTTCATAAAAGGTTCACGGGGTAATAAGCTGGAAAGGATCGTTGAATATCTGTAA